Part of the Corticium candelabrum chromosome 15, ooCorCand1.1, whole genome shotgun sequence genome, ctgtttgccatacatttcttatgtaaaacaaatgaattgcagtaacagcagagtacatgattaattaaaaatcgggttcttctgcaatagttactagtatatctatatatatttagaaatgcatatatttctatataaacccacctacgtgggtatctaacacacattttccacatatatatagagagagtttCCACCTGAAGTTCAACGTGTGGCAGAACAAGAAGAAGGAATAAAATTACTGGGATCTCCCATTTATGGAAACAAGGAATTTTTTGAATCAGCTTTCCAAAAATGCATTTCAAAAGTGATCAATGCACAAAGTCATCTCATGGATATTGATGATCCTCAAATTGAATTTCAACTCCTTCAAAATTACTTATCTACTGTGCCACCAGGGAAAGCACTTCGTCAATTGTCATCTTTTGATCAACACCGTTGTGCCTTTGAACTCCTATCTCATTCTTCTTTGTCAGATGTTACTTGGAAGCAAGCATCCTTGCCAATAAAATATGGTGGTCTTGGTTTACGAGTAGCTAATAAAGCCTCGTGCTTAGCTTTTATTGGGAGTTGTAATTCCACTCAAAAGTTGGTATGTTGTTTCCTTGGCGTTTCCTCAATTGACGAAATTTCATCTCTCAAGGTGAATGGTGAATCGCAGGCTAAAGAAACGTTCTTTACTACTTATGAAAATGTTCAGATAGACACTGACATAAACGTTGCTTCTCAGCATTCTCTTCAGAGTCAAGTGGACAAATGGGATTTTGATCTATTGAAGGAGTCTTGTTCTATTAGAGACAAAGCCAGGTTGAACACTATTTCTGAGCCTCATGCCGGAGCATGGCTTTCAGCCATTCCCAACCTCAATCTCGGGCTTGCCATGAGTCGTCATGAGTTCACGATTGCTGTTCACCTTTGGCTCAGTCTTCCACTGTTTTCTTCACCTCCAAATGCTGTCCGTTGCATTTGTGGCCAAGTATGGGATAAGTTTGGTGATCATCTTCTTGGTTGCCGGAAGATTTCTTTACGTTCTAGACGTCATGATGCTTTGAGAGATGTCATTTTTCAAGCTTTGCTAGTACTCGATAAAGGAACCCGACGTGAACAAAGATCTTCTTCAGAGAACTAGTCAACCTGGTGATGTCTATCATCCAAACTTTTTGTTTGGCTGTCCGGTGTATTTTGATGTAACCGTGTGTAATTCGTTCCAGCAAAGATTTGTGTCACATTCAGCAAGCAACGCTGCTTTTGCGGCCTTAGAAGGAGAAATTTCAAAGTGTATGAAGTACGACACCCAAGTGTTTTCATCTGGTGCTCTCTTCTTTCCATTTGCAGTTGAATCATTTGGGACATGGTCGGATGTCAGCTTGAATACATTAAAGACTATAGCATataaaactgtttctgttagtTCTATTCCTTTTAGTCagtttttaaataatttgttgcagcaattatcAGTTAAGTTGTGGTCGTATAATGCACGCATGATTctaagtagattgttgttagacagtaatgacagtaattttagtttatgggatttgcctgtatcgtagattggttgtattgaaataCATATTTagctatatgtatatatatatatatatatacacacacacacacacacttataaattataaattactatttattaaatcacatcTAAGGTtaaaaaatactaccataaatacataaattgtgcctttattctaataaattaataattagttaattaactaatatcaattaactagcaaaatgtacaaacctctgtcgtcttgtataataactgcatcacgtgaagcttttctggagtcaattgtttctcgagaaggtcgatttctgcaaagaaaacggtttgtagcaatCAACATTCCCCatattggggctctccttttactagccactgttgcttactcagtgtggtaactgatcgcagagaaagcgcaattcccacgatctgtcagcatagCACCTCACATTTCGAGCTACTAGTCatttgtgcacgtgagaatggtctactgtgcacgtgagaatggtctactgtgcacgtgcaagttaaacttatccgggctatatatccgggatgtgtgtgtgaagtggacaCCAAAAAATTTGCTGTTCTTGTAAAGACGGTCTGGACGTCGAGGCTACGTTTGGTAGCAGAGCCATATGTACGGAAGCTGGTGTAGCAGCAGATTAGATCCGGCCGTCAAATAGGTCCGCTTGCTAACGCACTTGTACTGGAAGACATTCTGCGCTAGCGCACCGCGTCTACCTCTCTTCGCGGATTAGGCCCTAGCGCAGTAGCGGATTTAGCGATAACGCACAGTCAGAGACGAATGTTTTTTGGACCCACTTTCTTTAGTGCCCGGATAAACTTCCCGTATACGCTGTAATCTGCACGTGACGTTGGCAGAAGGAACGTGacattgttgtattgttgtttgcgtTCGTTGACTACTGCGCACCTTGCGACGCCACACCATTCACGTTGCTGAAGCGGTAGCTGCGTCATAATTTTCGAACTCGGGGCCATCAAAGCACATGCGCACAAAGTAGCTATAGcaggtaggctagacgtttcgTCTACCTTACGTTGTGATAACTTATTTTTCTTAGTTCATAATTCAGCAGAAATCTGCGTTAGTGCACTTGCATAGCAAAAGGAGCTGTTCCAACTTTCAGCTGTTCAACCAGAGACCTCTTCAAACTGGTGTACACGTAATACAGCTAGCAATCTATTAAAATATGcagactactagtagctagactACGGTACGTATAGTCACGTAGACATAGATTAACTTTTTAGTTCTTCAGGAACATTGCATGGGCTTACACGTAATCTATACCTTacattgtatatctatagtaaaCATGCTTCTAAGTataaagtttataataaaGTCTGTCAAGCATTTTTGCTGTTCTGCTGAATACTGGCGGACAGACTGtgctgtctctttatcttttGTATCCGCTTCGGCATCACATACCTACTGACAGAAGGAGTTGTGTGAGTTGCTCTCCTACTATTAAACACACTGAGGCGGCCAGCTTTTGCAGGAACAGAACTTGAATTTTTTATGTGTTTTCGTCTGCTGAGGGCTGTAGGCTGCACCCGAATTCTTTGCCTGTGCTTTGTTATCCCGGTATGACAGCCAAAAGTGTGTAATGCTGAAACCAAACGCTGCTGCTTGGTCGGTGGATGTGTTGATTTTCCTCGACATTTCCAGTAGTTTTCACAAAACTTTTTAACAGCTGTCAGATACCCATCATTATTTGTCATGTTGGGGGCAAGTCCAGTTTCTAGGTCAACCATGACTTCATtgagacttgttttgactgtctcgATTGCCTGATTCTTGTCTTCACCACTACTGGGTATTTCAGTCTCCTTCATGGTTGTTTTCTGCCTTTTCTGTTGGAACAGATCATCATCCAGCATGGCTGATTCTTTGAAAGAATGCCGTATGTCTTCATTATGCCATTGAATATCAACAGAGAGGGACTGCAAGTACTCTTCATCTGACTTTTGGTGAAGACTGCTGTAGAAGCTAATGGGTTGGCAATCTTTTCCAAGAGCTACGCCTGCAAGGAGCTGGCGTCCTTTTGGGGAATCAGTTGGAATCTTGTTGATGGTGGACTTCATgtattttgttgctgcaacGAGCTGGTGTTTACATGGTGTTCCATTGTATCCTACCGGGCAAGAGCATTCCCCTAGTTGCAAGTCTACTATCCAGTGGTCGTGTGGATCTGTGTGGCTTCTAACCATGTATACATCAGGGTCTTCTTCTGTGGCTGTTACGTCATCGAAGGAAGTGCTACCAAGCCTCACACCAGCTAATGTATATTTTAATGACACGAAGTGATCAAGTCTGTTACTTGCCA contains:
- the LOC134191019 gene encoding uncharacterized protein LOC134191019, which gives rise to MWRWLWSDKSRVTGKDRVTCMLLTKCLPYSSSDQALMNVKAEIESSQFPVFKKRIDSYWQRKEEWALCFRTQFPTRGNYTNNYFEASIRIIKDILFQRQKAWNAVQLFQMVHITMELYYQRRLLSLASNRLDHFVSLKYTLAGVRLGSTSFDDVTATEEDPDVYMVRSHTDPHDHWIVDLQLGECSCPVGYNGTPCKHQLVAATKYMKSTINKIPTDSPKGRQLLAGVALGKDCQPISFYSSLHQKSDEEYLQSLSVDIQWHNEDIRHSFKESAMLDDDLFQQKRQKTTMKETEIPSSGEDKNQAIETVKTSLNEVMVDLETGLAPNMTNNDGYLTAVKKFCENYWKCRGKSTHPPTKQQRLVSALHTFGCHTGITKHRQRIRVQPTALSRRKHIKNSSSVPAKAGRLSVFNSRRATHTTPSVSRYVMPKRIQKIKRQHSLSASIQQNSKNA